Proteins from one Patescibacteria group bacterium genomic window:
- a CDS encoding N-6 DNA methylase has product MQDGKIKSYNEAQTRNEFIEPLFEFLGWDMRNLTNDGEVTTEENVSGGRVDLAFRLSGIPTFFLEAKAMKVDLDEWKWAEQAINYAWNKSATWAILTDFETIKIFNAEISPKDVSRNLFIEIGVHEFLDRFDQLWLLSKESFEQRLLDKEAEKWGKLTKRKQVGEKLFEDLMSWRVALSAEFKKRNNLSTDEIDEGVQRILDRLIFIRTAEDRKIEQVILQALLREYETKRTNIWKRMIRGFRWFDEHYNSKLFALHYCEEWEADDKVFAEILKGLYETKDGYRYDFSAISADVLGGIYEQYLSFVQVRKGEEKVKSKRKSQGIYYTPKYIVEFIVRETLGEVLKKTKPKDMHKVKVLDPACGSGSFLTVAYDTILGSVDKRSLFTKFDILKDNIYGIDLDGQAVEIAQLNLLLKVLQQRTKLPVLQNNLRVGNSLLAEGELEQKPFDIEKEFAGVAEQGGFDVIIGNPPYIKEDTNRAAFNGLHESPYYQGKMDIWTLFAARAIDQLKDGGYFSFIAPSSWLGSAGASIFREKILSSGEIIKFVDFNDFRVFKDASIQTMIFVFQKRKPRKSYKVQYAKITGKNTTSEEVATLLSSGLQKKVENSVVYEAAIKSVNAGGKSISFSNDTVSEVLEKIEKVGNFKLSKDDIGNGIDVLQDFVSESHLAKLKDDTIKKGDGVFVLGNSVIAGMNLNEKEREYLKPYYGTSQINRYLSDRESQYKIIYADKYFREHIGEFPNLKNHLDRFKKILTSAFAPYGLHRPREEKFFKGQAIFLLRKTMHPAFTYVDFPCYVTRAFLILKLENINLKYLTGILNSNLAYFWLKHKGKKQGEQLQIDKEPLMDIPLLKVGESEQSKIAYLVDTVAARNAELNKTSANTDKWHALKAEVERLENEIDQRVYKLYTLTPVEIKTIEAK; this is encoded by the coding sequence TTGCAGGATGGCAAAATCAAATCGTACAACGAGGCACAGACTCGCAATGAGTTCATAGAGCCGCTGTTCGAGTTTTTGGGTTGGGATATGCGTAACCTCACCAATGACGGCGAAGTTACTACTGAGGAGAACGTATCCGGTGGCAGAGTGGATCTCGCGTTCCGTTTGAGTGGTATCCCAACATTTTTCCTTGAAGCAAAAGCGATGAAAGTTGATTTGGACGAGTGGAAATGGGCGGAACAGGCAATAAATTATGCTTGGAACAAAAGCGCGACGTGGGCAATACTCACCGACTTTGAGACCATCAAGATTTTCAACGCCGAAATCTCGCCGAAAGATGTATCGCGCAACCTGTTCATTGAAATCGGCGTCCACGAGTTCCTAGACCGCTTTGATCAGCTTTGGCTTCTCTCAAAAGAGAGTTTTGAACAGCGGCTCTTGGATAAGGAAGCCGAAAAATGGGGCAAACTCACTAAGCGCAAGCAAGTCGGCGAAAAACTGTTTGAGGATTTGATGAGTTGGCGGGTGGCGCTTTCTGCCGAGTTCAAAAAGCGCAACAACCTTTCCACTGACGAAATAGACGAGGGCGTCCAGCGTATTCTTGATCGCCTCATTTTCATCCGCACTGCCGAAGATCGCAAAATTGAGCAAGTTATTTTGCAAGCGTTGTTGCGCGAATACGAGACGAAGCGCACGAATATCTGGAAGCGAATGATACGGGGCTTCCGTTGGTTTGACGAACACTACAATTCAAAACTGTTTGCTCTCCACTACTGCGAAGAATGGGAAGCTGACGACAAAGTTTTCGCCGAAATCTTAAAAGGACTGTACGAAACAAAAGATGGCTATCGCTACGATTTTTCCGCTATCTCCGCCGACGTGCTCGGCGGCATCTACGAGCAATATCTTTCTTTCGTCCAAGTCCGCAAGGGCGAGGAGAAAGTAAAATCAAAGCGCAAATCACAAGGTATTTACTACACGCCGAAATACATCGTGGAGTTTATCGTCCGCGAAACGCTCGGCGAAGTATTGAAAAAGACAAAACCAAAAGACATGCACAAAGTCAAAGTCCTAGACCCCGCGTGCGGTTCTGGCTCGTTCCTGACCGTCGCCTACGACACGATTTTGGGAAGTGTAGACAAACGCTCGCTGTTCACCAAGTTTGATATTTTGAAAGACAACATCTATGGTATCGATTTGGACGGACAAGCTGTAGAAATCGCCCAGCTCAACCTTCTTCTGAAAGTTTTACAACAAAGGACGAAACTGCCAGTGCTTCAAAATAACCTTCGCGTCGGAAACTCGCTTCTCGCTGAAGGTGAGTTGGAACAGAAGCCGTTTGATATTGAAAAAGAGTTTGCGGGAGTTGCCGAGCAGGGCGGCTTCGATGTCATTATTGGCAACCCACCGTACATTAAGGAAGACACCAATCGTGCCGCGTTCAATGGTTTGCACGAAAGTCCCTACTACCAGGGCAAAATGGACATCTGGACGCTTTTCGCCGCCCGCGCCATTGACCAACTCAAAGATGGCGGATATTTCAGCTTTATCGCACCTTCAAGTTGGCTCGGAAGTGCCGGAGCAAGTATTTTCCGCGAGAAGATTTTGAGTAGCGGCGAAATCATCAAGTTTGTTGATTTCAATGACTTCCGAGTTTTCAAAGACGCGAGCATTCAAACAATGATTTTCGTTTTCCAAAAGAGAAAGCCGCGAAAATCATATAAGGTTCAATATGCAAAGATCACGGGCAAGAATACGACAAGTGAAGAAGTTGCCACACTTCTGTCCTCTGGTTTGCAAAAAAAGGTTGAAAACTCAGTTGTTTACGAAGCGGCTATAAAATCGGTAAACGCTGGCGGGAAATCCATCAGTTTTTCAAACGACACAGTTTCCGAGGTCTTGGAAAAGATAGAGAAAGTGGGCAACTTCAAACTATCAAAGGACGATATTGGAAACGGGATAGATGTCTTGCAAGATTTCGTCTCGGAATCACATTTGGCGAAATTGAAAGACGACACCATCAAGAAAGGAGATGGGGTGTTCGTCTTGGGGAACTCGGTGATTGCCGGAATGAACCTCAACGAAAAAGAGCGTGAGTACCTAAAACCTTACTACGGCACTTCACAGATAAACAGGTATTTAAGCGACAGAGAAAGCCAGTACAAAATCATTTACGCCGACAAGTATTTCAGGGAACATATTGGTGAGTTTCCAAATCTCAAAAATCACCTTGATCGCTTCAAGAAAATCCTAACTTCGGCGTTTGCTCCTTATGGCTTACATCGTCCGCGCGAAGAAAAGTTTTTCAAAGGACAAGCGATTTTCTTGTTGCGAAAAACAATGCATCCGGCATTCACCTATGTTGATTTTCCTTGCTATGTTACGCGAGCGTTCCTTATCTTGAAGCTTGAAAACATCAACCTGAAATACTTGACGGGCATACTAAACTCAAATCTTGCCTACTTCTGGCTCAAGCATAAAGGCAAAAAACAGGGCGAGCAGTTACAAATTGATAAAGAACCGTTGATGGACATTCCGTTGCTCAAGGTCGGCGAAAGCGAACAGAGCAAAATTGCATACCTCGTTGATACGGTTGCGGCTCGTAATGCTGAACTAAACAAGACTTCGGCAAACACTGACAAATGGCATGCACTCAAAGCCGAAGTTGAAAGACTGGAAAATGAAATAGATCAGCGGGTATATAAACTCTACACTCTCACTCCTGTGGAAATTAAGACGATTGAAGCAAAATAG
- a CDS encoding TspO/MBR family protein: MNEAYSWYQTLIRPSWAPPSWLFGPVWSALYAIIAVTFGAVFYKAFTGKISWMVALPFALNLAFNFIFTPIQFGLKNNLLASIDIILVLGTLVWALVAIWPYAKWIALANIPYVLWVSFATVLQLTITWLNR, translated from the coding sequence ATGAATGAAGCATATAGCTGGTATCAGACATTGATCAGGCCATCGTGGGCGCCGCCAAGCTGGCTGTTTGGCCCCGTATGGAGCGCGCTCTATGCGATCATTGCGGTTACTTTTGGTGCGGTGTTTTACAAAGCGTTTACCGGCAAGATTTCGTGGATGGTAGCGCTACCGTTTGCGCTCAATCTTGCGTTTAATTTTATCTTTACGCCGATCCAGTTCGGGCTCAAGAATAATCTGTTGGCTTCGATAGATATTATATTGGTGCTTGGCACGCTCGTCTGGGCACTGGTGGCTATTTGGCCGTATGCCAAGTGGATCGCCCTCGCCAATATCCCGTATGTTTTATGGGTTTCGTTTGCGACAGTGTTGCAATTGACCATAACATGGTTGAATAGGTGA
- a CDS encoding NYN domain-containing protein yields the protein MAKQARNNLAYIDGQNLYMGTAKREIDPWRVDLARFRVYLEQKYSVGEAYYFLGYVQEANQDLYEEIQKAGFILIFREHNPAMIGKKKGNVDSDIIFNIMKKMYKHEDFGKIVLISGDGDYKPLVDFLIEENKFAKILFPDRSRASSLYKKIGAVYFDALNSSGVRSKIERKEKGSLGS from the coding sequence ATGGCGAAGCAAGCAAGAAACAACCTTGCGTATATAGACGGCCAAAATCTTTACATGGGTACCGCAAAGCGGGAGATTGATCCATGGAGGGTTGATTTGGCGCGCTTTCGTGTATATCTTGAGCAAAAATATAGCGTCGGCGAAGCGTATTATTTTCTAGGTTATGTGCAAGAGGCAAATCAAGATCTCTATGAGGAAATCCAAAAAGCCGGATTCATATTGATATTTCGCGAGCACAACCCGGCGATGATAGGAAAAAAGAAGGGCAATGTAGACTCAGACATCATTTTTAACATAATGAAAAAGATGTACAAGCATGAAGATTTCGGCAAGATCGTTCTGATATCAGGTGACGGTGACTACAAGCCCCTCGTCGATTTTTTGATTGAAGAAAATAAGTTTGCAAAAATCTTGTTTCCTGATCGTAGTAGGGCTTCTTCTTTGTACAAGAAAATCGGAGCAGTATATTTTGATGCTCTAAACTCCTCCGGAGTACGGAGCAAAATCGAGAGAAAAGAAAAGGGCTCCTTAGGCAGTTAA
- a CDS encoding VOC family protein: protein MIAHTGLPVSDYKKAKEFYIKALAPLGYENNMEYGEAAGFIEGGHTSFWIGKNPKGVVPLHVAFEAKNKEQVDEFYKVALAAGAADNGAPGYRTEYWPGYYAAFVHDADGHNIEVVWYDYSKEEKK, encoded by the coding sequence ATGATTGCACATACAGGGCTCCCCGTGAGCGACTACAAAAAAGCAAAAGAGTTTTATATCAAAGCACTCGCACCACTCGGCTACGAGAACAATATGGAATACGGCGAGGCCGCAGGCTTCATAGAGGGCGGGCATACCAGCTTTTGGATAGGGAAGAACCCCAAGGGCGTGGTCCCACTACACGTTGCCTTTGAGGCAAAAAATAAAGAGCAGGTAGATGAGTTTTACAAAGTAGCACTGGCCGCGGGTGCGGCAGACAACGGCGCCCCCGGATACCGCACCGAATACTGGCCCGGTTACTACGCCGCGTTTGTACACGATGCTGACGGGCACAATATTGAAGTAGTCTGGTACGACTACAGCAAAGAAGAGAAGAAATAA